A window of Synchiropus splendidus isolate RoL2022-P1 chromosome 9, RoL_Sspl_1.0, whole genome shotgun sequence contains these coding sequences:
- the ppifa gene encoding peptidylprolyl isomerase Fa: protein MFQLKTRLRYSPVGIAAARALSSTPARNPVVFLDIAADGEPLGRVTIELNADVVPKTAENFRALCTGQYGFGFKGSVFHRIVPEFMCQGGDFTNHNGTGGKSIYGKTFGDENFKLKHTGAGTLSMANSGPNTNGSQFFICTTKTEWLDGKHVVFGQVKDGLDVVKTMETFGLHDGGVLKKVAITDCGEIK from the exons ATGTTTCAGCTGAAAACCCGCCTAAGATACAGCCCAGTGGGCATCGCCGCAGCCAGGGCGCTTTCGTCCACACCTGCTCGGAACCCGGTGGTGTTCCTGGACATCGCGGCGGACGGCGAGCCTCTCGGGAGGGTGACTATCGAG TTAAACGCCGATGTCGTGCCAAAGACCGCAG AGAACTTCAGAGCGCTCTGCACTGGCCAATATGGCTTTGGCTTCAAGGGCTCAGTGTTTCACCGGATCGTCCCGGAGTTCATGtgtcag GGTGGAGATTTCACCAACCACAACGGAACCGGAGGGAAGTCTATATATGGCAAAACATTTggagatgaaaacttcaaattgAAGCACACTGGAGCAG GCACACTCTCGATGGCTAACTCGGGACCAAACACAAACGGCTCCCAGTTCTTCATCTGCACCACCAAAACCGAGTG GCTGGACGGTAAACACGTGGTGTTCGGGCAGGTGAAGGACGGGCTGGATGTGGTGAAGACAATGGAGACGTTCGGCTTACATGACGGAGGCGTGTTGAAGAAGGTTGCCATCACAGATTGTGGGGAAATCAAATGA